The proteins below come from a single Alosa sapidissima isolate fAloSap1 chromosome 23, fAloSap1.pri, whole genome shotgun sequence genomic window:
- the LOC121698718 gene encoding calsequestrin-2-like translates to MLSLWMISVACVGLGSLCSGKGGLEFPSFDGKDRVLNINKRNYKKALKKHDMLCVLYHEPLSTDKGLQKQFHMTEMVLELAAQVLEDRDIGFGLVDSRKDAKVARKLGLEEEGSIYIFKDDRLIEFDGELSADTLVEFLLDLLEDPVELISNSREQRAFERMEGHSRLIGYFKGEESEHYKAFLEAAEQFQPYIKFFATFDKAVAKHLTLKMNEIDFYEPFMEEPVTIPGKPNSENEIVDFVHTHRRPTLRKLRSDDMFETWEDDMDGIHIVAFAEEEDPDGYEFLEILKEVARDNTNNPDLSIVWIDPDDFPLLTTYWEKTFKVDLFRPQIGVVNVTDADSVWLDIASDEALPSAEALEDWIEDVLSGKINTEDDDDEAGREGDNEDDDYEEEDDEDEDADDADDDSD, encoded by the exons ATGCTGTCTCTGTGGATGATCTCCGTCGCATGCGTGGGTCTCGGCTCTCTGTGCTCTGGGAAGGGGGGGCTGGAGTTCCCCAGCTTCGACGGGAAGGACCGCGTGCTCAACATCAACAAGCGGAACTACAAGAAGGCCCTGAAGAAGCATGACATGCTCTGCGTGCTCTACCACGAGCCTCTGTCCACCGACAAGGGCCTCCAGAAGCAGTTCCACATGACCGAGATGGTCCTggag TTAGCTGCCCAGGTTCTGGAGGACCGAGATATTGGGTTTGGGCTGGTTGACTCTCGCAAGGATGCCAAAGTGGCCAGAAAACTAG GACTGGAAGAAGAAGGCAGCATCTACATATTTAAAGATGATCGCCTCATTGAGTTTGACGGAGAACTGTCGGCTGACACTCTGGTGGAGTTCTTGTTGGAT CTCCTGGAAGACCCAGTGGAACTCATCAGTAACTCCCGGGAGCAGCGAGCCTTTGAGCGGATGGAGGGCCATTCCCGCCTCATTGGCTACTTTAAGGGGGAAGAGTCGGAGC attATAAAGCCTTCCTGGAGGCAGCTGAGCAGTTTCAGCCCTACATCAAGTTCTTTGCCACTTTTGATAAAGCG GTTGCCAAGCATCTGACTCTAAAGATGAATGAGATTGACTTTTATGAGCCCTTTATGGAGGAACCAGTCACTATCCCTGGAAAACCCAACTCTGAGAATGAGATTGTAGactttgttcacacacacagaag GCCAACTCTGAGAAAGTTGCGCTCTGATGATATGTTTGAGACCTGG GAGGATGACATGGATGGGATACACATAGTAGCCTTCGCTGAGGAAGAGGATCCCG ATGGCTATGAGTTCCTGGAGATCCTAAAGGAGGTAGCAAGAGACAACACCAACAATCCTGACCTGAGCATCGTATGGATTGATCCTGATGACTTTCCTCTG CTAACCACATATTGGGAGAAGACCTTCAAAGTGGACCTTTTCAGGCCACAGATTGGTGTGGTGAACGTCACTGAT GCGGACAGTGTGTGGTTGGACATTGCTAGTGATGAAGCCTTACCATCAGCAGAGGCCCTGGAAGACTGGATAGAGGATGTGCTCTCTGGGAAGATCAACACAGAGGATGATGACGATGAAGCAGGACGTGAGGGCGACAATGAGGATGATGATTACGAagaagaggatgatgaggatgaggatgctgATGATGCAGATGATGACAGTGACTGA